The following are from one region of the Anaeropeptidivorans aminofermentans genome:
- a CDS encoding HAD family hydrolase, which yields MKLQAVLFDMDGLLLDTERLHIKCWEEKIKRDNKQMDIEGFKSTVCGSGGETRLVLKKIYGEDADFDLLMAEKNKIFKRYIDEKGILIKPGAIELLDFLDKKAIRKFVVTSTYEERAHLFLKRAGLFERFEDIIAGASYKKGKPAPDLYNEALEKGNLNKERCIALEDSVNGIRACEAAQINVIAIPDMQELSHISSPYLIGRMESLFSVKDYIANT from the coding sequence ATGAAATTGCAGGCGGTATTATTCGATATGGACGGATTGCTTCTTGATACTGAACGTTTACATATAAAATGCTGGGAAGAAAAAATCAAACGGGATAATAAACAAATGGATATAGAAGGATTTAAATCAACCGTCTGCGGTTCCGGCGGAGAAACCAGGCTTGTTTTAAAGAAAATATACGGCGAAGATGCTGATTTTGACCTTCTTATGGCCGAAAAAAATAAAATATTTAAACGGTATATTGATGAAAAAGGCATACTCATAAAGCCCGGTGCAATAGAGCTCTTAGACTTTCTTGATAAAAAAGCCATAAGAAAGTTTGTTGTTACTTCAACTTATGAGGAAAGAGCTCATCTCTTTCTTAAAAGGGCAGGTTTATTTGAACGCTTTGAAGATATCATAGCCGGCGCATCTTATAAAAAAGGAAAGCCGGCACCTGATTTATATAATGAGGCCTTAGAAAAAGGCAATTTAAACAAAGAAAGATGCATTGCCCTTGAAGACTCCGTAAACGGCATAAGAGCATGTGAAGCAGCTCAAATTAATGTAATTGCTATCCCTGATATGCAAGAACTCAGTCATATATCTTCTCCTTATTTAATAGGCCGAATGGAAAGCTTATTCTCCGTTAAAGATTATATAGCAAATACCTAA
- a CDS encoding PTS system mannose/fructose/sorbose family transporter subunit IID, translating to MGNFIGNMDKKEFMSGFWRSCGLQGCFNYERQQGIGFGFSMIPHLKRIYKDDPEGYKEALKRHVTFYNITPQCTTFVQGIVVSMEEEAAAHKEFDTSSINAVKTALMGPLSGIGDSIFWGTLRTIGLGIGLAFCMQGNILGPIFFLLIHNIPHWLVRYHGLKIGYTQGLSFMESATEGGLLDNFTTAAKILGATVVGCMISAMIKFSTTLTFDLGNHQTLSIQSIFDQIAPNLLPLGLAFLCFSFVRKGKKTTTVMIILFVMAFVLAWLEGMFPPLG from the coding sequence ATGGGTAATTTTATAGGCAACATGGATAAAAAGGAATTTATGAGCGGTTTCTGGCGCTCATGCGGTTTACAGGGCTGCTTTAATTATGAAAGGCAGCAGGGAATCGGTTTCGGCTTTTCAATGATTCCCCATCTTAAAAGAATATACAAAGATGACCCTGAAGGATATAAAGAAGCGCTTAAACGCCACGTTACTTTTTATAATATAACACCGCAATGTACAACCTTTGTTCAAGGCATTGTCGTTTCCATGGAAGAAGAAGCCGCCGCCCACAAGGAATTTGACACTTCCTCCATCAATGCGGTTAAAACAGCTCTGATGGGGCCCCTCTCCGGCATCGGCGATTCCATATTCTGGGGAACATTAAGAACCATCGGTCTAGGTATCGGTTTAGCCTTCTGTATGCAGGGCAATATTTTAGGCCCTATATTCTTTCTTCTGATACATAATATTCCTCACTGGCTGGTTCGATATCACGGTCTTAAAATCGGATATACCCAAGGTTTATCCTTTATGGAAAGCGCTACCGAAGGCGGTCTTTTAGATAATTTTACTACAGCCGCAAAAATCCTTGGAGCAACGGTAGTTGGGTGCATGATTTCTGCAATGATAAAGTTCTCCACCACCCTAACCTTTGACCTTGGCAATCACCAGACTTTATCAATTCAGTCTATATTTGACCAGATAGCGCCAAACCTTCTTCCCCTCGGTCTTGCATTTTTATGCTTTTCCTTTGTCAGAAAAGGAAAGAAAACTACAACCGTAATGATTATTCTGTTTGTAATGGCCTTTGTTCTTGCATGGCTTGAGGGCATGTTCCCTCCGTTGGGATAG
- a CDS encoding PTS mannose/fructose/sorbose/N-acetylgalactosamine transporter subunit IIC: MHAIQCIFVALVHVLGIIDGRLFGQNLMNTPIVEAALVGLIMGDLQTGLIMGATLQLIFMGFVGIGATSLPNSSAGTILAVFFAISSNLEPEAAIALSMPIALLFQPCGIIPRIINNIFNPRCDAAAERGDAKAIDRYFWYGIFMFFIVYFVPMFLATYYGQGPVEAIINWIPPVVLNGLNKASSMLPALGIALLMNYIIDGESMPYMFLGFVLAAYLGLNSLGVAAIGLIIAVIYYNTVRKKQSA, translated from the coding sequence ATGCACGCAATTCAATGTATTTTCGTGGCTTTAGTTCATGTTTTAGGTATTATCGACGGCCGCCTTTTCGGTCAGAACTTAATGAATACGCCTATTGTTGAAGCTGCACTGGTTGGCCTTATTATGGGTGATTTGCAGACAGGGCTTATTATGGGGGCAACTTTACAGCTCATATTTATGGGGTTTGTAGGTATCGGCGCAACCAGTCTTCCAAACTCTTCGGCTGGTACCATTCTCGCAGTGTTCTTTGCAATCAGTTCAAATCTCGAGCCTGAGGCAGCAATCGCCCTTTCCATGCCCATAGCGCTTTTATTCCAGCCTTGCGGTATTATTCCCCGTATTATTAATAATATTTTCAACCCTCGCTGTGATGCGGCTGCTGAAAGGGGAGACGCCAAGGCAATCGACAGATATTTCTGGTACGGTATTTTTATGTTCTTTATTGTATATTTCGTTCCTATGTTTCTTGCAACATATTACGGACAAGGCCCTGTTGAAGCCATTATCAACTGGATTCCTCCTGTTGTGCTTAACGGTCTTAATAAAGCCTCCAGTATGCTTCCGGCTTTAGGTATCGCCCTTTTAATGAACTATATTATAGACGGCGAAAGTATGCCGTATATGTTCTTGGGCTTTGTACTTGCGGCATATTTAGGTCTGAATTCACTGGGTGTTGCAGCAATTGGTTTAATCATTGCAGTCATCTACTATAACACTGTTCGTAAAAAGCAATCCGCATAA
- a CDS encoding PTS sugar transporter subunit IIB: protein MVKLLRIDDRLIHGQVAVYWVKAVESDTIVVADDKHAGNAMLKMTLNVGKPSGVSMEVLTVENAIAYVNNPANSKKKIMIVTANCQNAAQIAKACDSVSDINLGGIRHAEGKVSISRQIFVEEADILSLEEMHNSGKNVFSQDIPSKDKMSFTEIKQTYEKNK from the coding sequence ATGGTAAAATTGCTGAGAATTGACGATAGACTCATACATGGTCAGGTGGCCGTGTATTGGGTAAAGGCAGTTGAATCAGACACCATTGTTGTGGCTGATGATAAGCATGCCGGCAATGCAATGCTCAAAATGACACTAAATGTAGGAAAGCCTTCCGGCGTTTCTATGGAAGTTCTCACTGTTGAAAATGCTATTGCCTATGTAAATAATCCTGCAAACAGTAAGAAAAAGATTATGATTGTTACCGCCAACTGCCAAAATGCCGCTCAAATTGCAAAAGCCTGCGACAGTGTATCCGATATTAATTTAGGCGGAATACGCCATGCAGAAGGAAAGGTATCTATTTCAAGGCAGATTTTTGTTGAGGAAGCAGATATTTTATCTCTGGAAGAGATGCATAACAGCGGAAAGAACGTATTTTCACAGGATATACCCAGCAAAGACAAAATGAGTTTTACAGAAATAAAACAAACCTATGAGAAAAATAAATAG
- a CDS encoding PTS sugar transporter subunit IIA: MKRVMMLTHGELCIGFQSAYDVICGDDKAFSAIPMYPADSVETVKGKIKAELDKANPEDIIILMTDIPAGSTTQAAIPFMEEYKNLHVISGVNFALLLEIMMNPMEENPKDAIRFALQQSAQTIQYMNDLLESM; the protein is encoded by the coding sequence ATGAAAAGAGTAATGATGCTTACCCATGGGGAACTTTGCATAGGGTTTCAGTCGGCATATGATGTCATCTGCGGAGACGATAAGGCTTTTTCAGCAATTCCCATGTATCCGGCAGATTCTGTTGAAACAGTGAAAGGTAAAATCAAAGCTGAACTTGATAAGGCAAATCCTGAAGATATTATTATTTTAATGACGGACATTCCCGCAGGAAGCACCACACAGGCGGCAATACCCTTTATGGAGGAGTATAAAAACCTGCATGTTATAAGCGGTGTAAACTTTGCTCTTCTGCTTGAAATCATGATGAATCCCATGGAAGAAAACCCGAAGGATGCGATTAGATTTGCCCTTCAGCAAAGTGCCCAGACAATTCAGTATATGAATGACCTTTTAGAGAGTATGTAA
- a CDS encoding SIS domain-containing protein: MKKWMIDSIMEAPETCRNLYEKRDKYVSKLTDIYLAKPYKEIVMVASGSSFNIASCSKYAMEAYLNVRVTCINSVTYAKYDYKFHEDALIICMSQSGKSTNTIDAVKKAKEWGNDVVAISMHPGSPISQYCENVLEYGTYGPGDDVFVCRGVPSSTLFFILFALEAGLKSGTYPQDKYDKRMAEIDRLIDEMPIVREKCKAFYEANKEDFYSMKRVMTTGIGPAYGVATEGALKIEETIGIPSNSYETEEFLHGPVYEVKKDHAVFIVDLDHIMHDRNMQIYEATKELTDRVYLITNSPGYSGKNVLNIDFKACSFLLPMLFVIPFQFISSFVCDDLRITAITVYNHRFSQIVKTKA; encoded by the coding sequence TTGAAAAAGTGGATGATTGACAGCATCATGGAAGCACCTGAAACCTGCAGAAATCTTTATGAAAAGCGTGACAAATATGTAAGCAAGCTAACAGATATTTATTTGGCAAAGCCCTATAAGGAAATTGTAATGGTTGCTTCCGGTTCTTCTTTTAATATTGCCAGCTGCTCAAAATACGCTATGGAAGCTTACTTAAATGTAAGAGTTACCTGTATTAATTCAGTTACCTATGCAAAATACGACTATAAATTCCATGAGGATGCTCTAATTATCTGTATGTCTCAAAGCGGTAAAAGCACCAATACAATTGACGCAGTGAAAAAGGCTAAGGAATGGGGAAATGATGTAGTGGCAATATCCATGCATCCGGGAAGCCCCATAAGCCAATACTGTGAAAATGTTCTTGAGTACGGTACATATGGCCCGGGAGATGATGTTTTTGTTTGCAGGGGCGTTCCCTCGTCAACCCTTTTCTTTATCCTCTTTGCTTTAGAGGCAGGATTAAAAAGCGGAACTTATCCCCAGGATAAATATGATAAAAGAATGGCTGAAATCGATAGGCTTATTGATGAGATGCCTATCGTAAGAGAAAAATGCAAAGCTTTTTACGAAGCAAATAAAGAAGACTTTTACTCAATGAAGCGTGTTATGACAACAGGCATAGGCCCCGCCTATGGCGTTGCTACGGAAGGCGCCCTTAAAATTGAGGAAACTATCGGCATTCCTTCTAACTCTTACGAAACAGAAGAATTTCTGCACGGACCGGTTTATGAAGTGAAAAAAGACCATGCCGTTTTCATTGTTGACCTTGATCATATAATGCATGACAGAAATATGCAGATATATGAGGCTACAAAGGAACTTACCGACAGGGTCTACTTAATAACAAATTCTCCGGGATATTCAGGAAAAAATGTATTAAATATAGATTTTAAAGCCTGTTCTTTTCTCCTTCCCATGTTATTTGTAATTCCTTTTCAGTTTATTTCAAGCTTCGTATGCGATGATTTAAGAATTACCGCTATTACCGTATATAACCATAGATTTTCGCAAATCGTAAAAACAAAAGCTTAG
- a CDS encoding GntR family transcriptional regulator, translating into MDIKDEKEIIKEIPKYKVIENYILDGIKSGKLKRGDQIETEIQLSEKFNIGRLTVSKALINLAQEGYIERIPGKGSFVKTNVVVKSIAARRSFSRDMLSAGMKPGSKLIEYKVITGKEVPTIAKYLNLDDEDFIHFFIRLRTGDGDPIALSYTYIPTKIVPAMDINALNNSLAEYLESLGIRNDGAAHKMTAHIPDDTQKELLGINNIALLRNAHVSYTSEKLAFEYVETYYISSKFAYTFNVGCISADTETPFI; encoded by the coding sequence ATGGATATAAAAGATGAAAAGGAAATAATAAAAGAGATTCCAAAATATAAAGTCATAGAAAATTATATATTGGACGGTATAAAATCAGGCAAGTTAAAACGGGGGGATCAGATAGAAACAGAAATTCAGCTAAGCGAGAAGTTTAATATCGGCCGTCTTACGGTTAGTAAAGCACTTATTAATCTGGCCCAGGAAGGATATATAGAGCGTATACCGGGAAAGGGTTCCTTTGTAAAGACCAATGTTGTTGTAAAAAGCATAGCTGCAAGGAGAAGCTTCAGCAGAGACATGCTTTCTGCCGGTATGAAGCCCGGTTCAAAGCTAATTGAGTATAAAGTAATAACCGGAAAAGAAGTTCCTACCATTGCAAAATACCTTAATCTTGATGATGAAGACTTTATACATTTTTTTATACGGCTTAGAACGGGAGACGGTGACCCTATAGCGTTAAGCTATACATATATACCGACAAAGATTGTCCCGGCAATGGATATTAATGCACTTAACAATTCCTTGGCAGAATACCTTGAGTCATTAGGTATAAGAAACGACGGAGCGGCCCATAAAATGACGGCCCATATCCCAGATGATACACAAAAAGAACTGCTTGGCATTAACAATATTGCTTTACTCAGAAATGCCCATGTTTCTTATACATCTGAAAAACTGGCTTTTGAATATGTAGAAACATACTATATAAGTTCTAAGTTTGCCTATACATTTAATGTAGGCTGTATATCGGCAGATACAGAGACGCCTTTTATATAA
- a CDS encoding MurR/RpiR family transcriptional regulator, producing MENKEVDVLAKINSIYASLSNTQRKVADFLLANLNRIAFQTLDSLALEIGVSTTSIIRVAKILGFSSYSEFQQNIQNNLTKKVGLPERLSRSHKNKAGSGLLKSTFETDMNNIMETLSMLSEEDLKKCVSMISKAKNVYILGLRGSFSISHYLMSRLSQIRKNVHLVQAIGSLYPEEIISAEKDDVCIAFLFPRYPRTTISLLSSMKEKGVKNILITSPSFKQIEIYADIILKCQINSVTFKDSFVAPMSLINYIVEEVIQSDRDKAMEIVSEIERVLSDGFYLGV from the coding sequence ATGGAAAATAAAGAAGTTGATGTTCTAGCTAAAATCAATTCAATATATGCTTCCCTTTCAAATACCCAAAGGAAGGTAGCGGATTTTCTGCTGGCAAATTTAAATAGAATTGCCTTTCAGACACTGGATAGCCTGGCTCTTGAAATAGGCGTAAGCACTACTTCTATTATTCGGGTTGCTAAAATTTTGGGCTTTTCCAGTTACTCTGAATTCCAGCAAAATATTCAAAATAATCTTACAAAAAAGGTAGGACTTCCTGAAAGGCTCTCTCGTTCCCATAAAAATAAAGCAGGAAGCGGCCTGCTCAAATCTACTTTTGAAACAGATATGAATAACATCATGGAAACCCTCTCTATGCTTTCAGAGGAGGATTTAAAAAAATGTGTTTCTATGATCAGTAAAGCAAAAAATGTGTATATTTTGGGGCTTCGAGGGTCTTTCTCTATTTCCCATTATTTAATGTCAAGGCTTTCCCAAATACGTAAAAATGTTCATCTGGTTCAAGCTATTGGTTCACTATATCCGGAAGAAATCATAAGTGCAGAAAAAGATGACGTATGCATCGCTTTTTTATTTCCCCGGTATCCCCGCACCACTATTTCCTTGCTCTCCAGCATGAAGGAAAAAGGCGTTAAAAACATACTTATAACCTCCCCTTCCTTTAAACAGATAGAAATTTATGCAGACATTATACTTAAATGCCAGATAAACAGCGTAACATTCAAAGATTCCTTTGTGGCCCCCATGAGCCTTATTAACTATATTGTAGAGGAAGTAATTCAAAGCGACAGGGATAAGGCTATGGAAATTGTCTCAGAAATAGAGCGTGTTTTATCCGACGGATTTTATTTAGGGGTGTAA
- a CDS encoding Na+/H+ antiporter NhaC family protein, translating to MGTVGIAMMAVGAGLGANPAMTAGAIVSGAFLGDGWTPISDTLLVNTAVTEVKPMDFFKKLSKIALPAFVLTCIFYIALGFIASGAKGTGDYSQVNLVMDSMQAHFKISIIPFLPCILVIIMLAKGKPSVITLLLGSLTAGIVAVLYQRASVPDVLNAFWGGYKLTSGVALIDSLLSRGGITSMFSTTGLYMISFALIGMMNRVGIIEEVVRPILGKIKGRMGLALSTISMAFIGNAVGCSGNFSYLFTGTIMLPSYKKFGLKNMECARAMGCSVTPMGPLIPWNMNAVIALQYFGVSSLQYGPFFFIAFIMPILYILAVIFKFDISEYSQEELRAMETAGA from the coding sequence ATGGGTACGGTAGGCATTGCCATGATGGCAGTTGGCGCAGGCCTTGGGGCAAATCCTGCAATGACGGCAGGCGCAATCGTAAGCGGTGCATTTTTAGGAGACGGCTGGACCCCCATATCAGATACTCTTCTTGTTAATACCGCAGTTACAGAAGTAAAGCCAATGGATTTCTTTAAAAAGTTATCTAAAATTGCTTTGCCTGCATTTGTGCTTACTTGTATTTTCTACATAGCGCTCGGTTTTATAGCATCCGGGGCCAAAGGAACAGGGGATTATTCCCAGGTAAATTTAGTAATGGATTCCATGCAGGCGCATTTTAAAATATCTATTATTCCGTTTCTTCCCTGTATTTTAGTAATCATCATGCTTGCAAAAGGTAAGCCTTCTGTTATAACTCTTCTTCTTGGCAGCTTAACTGCCGGCATCGTAGCTGTTCTTTATCAAAGAGCATCGGTTCCAGATGTATTAAATGCCTTCTGGGGCGGATATAAATTAACTTCCGGCGTTGCTTTGATAGATTCTCTTTTAAGCCGCGGAGGAATTACAAGCATGTTCTCCACTACAGGATTATACATGATTAGTTTCGCCTTAATAGGAATGATGAACCGGGTAGGGATTATCGAAGAAGTTGTGCGCCCTATCCTTGGAAAAATCAAGGGCCGTATGGGCCTTGCCTTATCTACGATTTCCATGGCATTTATCGGAAACGCCGTAGGCTGCTCCGGAAACTTTTCCTATCTTTTTACAGGAACGATTATGCTTCCTTCCTACAAGAAGTTTGGATTGAAAAATATGGAGTGCGCAAGAGCCATGGGCTGCTCCGTAACGCCTATGGGTCCGTTAATCCCGTGGAATATGAATGCCGTTATAGCCCTTCAGTATTTTGGTGTAAGCTCTCTGCAGTACGGTCCGTTTTTCTTCATAGCATTTATCATGCCAATACTTTATATACTGGCTGTAATATTTAAATTTGACATTTCCGAATACTCCCAAGAGGAGCTTAGGGCTATGGAAACCGCAGGAGCATAA
- a CDS encoding glycerate kinase type-2 family protein has protein sequence MKIKNRQEILSCGDIKSKEILLDITEQTLEKLDGYKRIKMIMRLEGDILHVGNCSWDLSKKKNVYLVGAGKACNAMAMAVDEILGDKLTAGYAIVKIKEDNDVFRKTKIFVGGHPLPNEEGLKACKEILSIVDNASADDLFIGVISGGSSALMGCPVEGITLEDEIATTDVILKSGAGILELNAVRRHISQMNGGMLAKRIQARGAELIGIAINDAIGFAQTKDISIPFENYSGTPIGPDFTTLEEARRVIKDYDLAHRLPRSVVDYLMNCSEEGETPKSFPENKYFVLNTLPDSCVYAKEFAEEMGLNAMILTSYLEGESKEAGTFFASLAREIQAYHRPIKPPCVVICSGETTTQILDNSKIKGHGGPSQELVSSFAITAAKAKGIAMLSIDSEGTDGSTSAAGGITDSQTYPSSVEKNISLYEALRGHATNEALEQLKGLVITGNTGTNLCDFNIMYVPELDNNN, from the coding sequence TTGAAAATAAAAAACAGACAGGAGATTCTCTCCTGTGGGGATATAAAATCCAAAGAAATACTTTTGGATATTACAGAACAGACATTAGAGAAATTAGACGGCTATAAAAGAATAAAAATGATTATGCGCTTAGAAGGCGATATCCTCCACGTAGGCAACTGCTCATGGGATTTATCCAAAAAGAAAAATGTTTATTTAGTCGGCGCAGGTAAGGCCTGTAATGCAATGGCTATGGCGGTAGATGAAATTCTCGGAGATAAATTAACCGCAGGATACGCCATTGTAAAGATAAAGGAAGATAACGATGTATTCAGAAAAACTAAAATTTTTGTCGGCGGTCATCCCCTTCCTAACGAAGAAGGCTTAAAAGCCTGCAAAGAAATCTTATCGATTGTGGATAATGCATCGGCTGATGATTTATTTATAGGCGTTATTTCCGGCGGAAGCTCTGCTTTAATGGGTTGCCCTGTAGAAGGCATTACGCTTGAAGATGAAATTGCCACTACCGACGTAATTTTAAAATCCGGTGCAGGCATATTAGAACTGAATGCTGTTCGCAGGCATATCTCTCAAATGAACGGCGGAATGCTTGCAAAAAGGATTCAGGCGCGAGGAGCCGAGCTGATAGGCATTGCCATTAATGACGCCATAGGCTTTGCACAGACAAAAGATATTTCCATTCCCTTTGAAAATTATTCGGGAACCCCTATCGGCCCTGATTTTACAACATTAGAAGAGGCCAGAAGGGTTATCAAAGACTATGATTTGGCTCATCGCCTTCCCCGCAGCGTAGTAGATTATTTAATGAACTGTTCAGAAGAAGGGGAAACACCGAAAAGCTTTCCTGAAAATAAATATTTTGTGCTTAACACTCTGCCAGATTCCTGTGTTTACGCAAAGGAATTTGCCGAAGAAATGGGCCTTAACGCGATGATTTTAACTTCATATCTTGAGGGAGAAAGCAAGGAAGCAGGTACGTTTTTTGCTTCTCTTGCCCGTGAAATTCAAGCATACCACAGACCCATAAAACCACCCTGTGTTGTTATATGCTCCGGTGAGACAACAACTCAAATTTTAGATAACAGTAAGATAAAGGGCCACGGCGGGCCTTCCCAGGAGCTTGTTTCAAGCTTTGCAATTACTGCTGCAAAGGCCAAGGGCATTGCCATGCTCTCTATTGACAGCGAAGGAACAGACGGTTCCACATCGGCGGCAGGGGGCATTACGGATTCTCAGACTTATCCTTCTTCTGTTGAAAAGAATATAAGCCTTTATGAAGCATTGAGAGGCCATGCTACAAATGAGGCTTTGGAACAATTAAAAGGCCTTGTTATAACAGGAAATACAGGGACTAATCTTTGCGATTTTAACATTATGTATGTGCCTGAATTGGATAACAATAATTAA